A window of the Thermus thermamylovorans genome harbors these coding sequences:
- a CDS encoding 50S ribosomal protein L11 methyltransferase, producing the protein MWVYRLKGSPWELDPLIPELFARGARGLEEREGEILAYFPAPQDLPYGGVWEAFPDEDWLEAWRRDLKPVEAGPFLVLAPWHSWEGEGIPLVIEPGMAFGTGHHETTRLALAALARHLRPGEKVLDLGTGSGILAIAAARLGGEAVGVDVDGSVLPQAEANARQNGVSVRFLLGSLEEARPLGPFGLVVANLFAELHRDLAPLYPEALAPGGRLLLTGILKEKAPLVREALAGAGLGPLEEAAEGEWVLLAYRR; encoded by the coding sequence GTGTGGGTCTACCGCCTCAAGGGCTCTCCCTGGGAGCTTGATCCCCTCATCCCCGAGCTCTTCGCCCGGGGGGCGCGGGGCCTCGAGGAGCGGGAAGGGGAAATCCTCGCCTACTTCCCCGCTCCCCAGGACCTGCCCTATGGCGGGGTGTGGGAAGCCTTCCCGGACGAGGACTGGCTGGAGGCCTGGCGGCGGGACCTTAAGCCCGTGGAGGCGGGGCCTTTCCTGGTGCTGGCGCCTTGGCATTCGTGGGAAGGGGAGGGGATTCCCCTGGTGATCGAGCCCGGCATGGCCTTCGGCACCGGGCACCACGAGACCACCCGCCTGGCCCTCGCCGCCCTGGCCCGCCACCTCCGCCCCGGGGAGAAGGTCCTGGACCTGGGCACGGGAAGCGGGATCCTGGCCATCGCCGCCGCCAGGCTGGGGGGGGAGGCGGTGGGGGTGGACGTGGATGGGAGCGTCCTCCCCCAGGCGGAGGCCAACGCCCGGCAGAACGGGGTTTCCGTGCGCTTTCTCCTGGGGAGCCTGGAGGAGGCCCGGCCCCTGGGCCCCTTCGGCCTGGTGGTGGCCAACCTCTTCGCCGAGCTCCACCGGGACCTGGCCCCCCTTTACCCGGAGGCCCTGGCCCCCGGGGGGAGGCTTCTCCTCACGGGGATCCTTAAGGAGAAGGCCCCTCTGGTGCGGGAGGCCCTGGCGGGCGCGGGGCTCGGCCCCCTGGAGGAGGCGGCCGAGGGGGAGTGGGTCCTCCTGGCCTACCGGAGGTAA
- a CDS encoding 16S rRNA (uracil(1498)-N(3))-methyltransferase, with product MRPHRAYSPGLTGVLPLRESRHLLEVLRARVGDRFTVFDAEREALAEVVELGPPVRYRLLEERRPEREVGVEVALYPALLKGDKLAEVVRAATELGATRIQPLITRHSVPKGMGEGKLRRLQAIAVEAAKQSGRLRVPEVLPPIPLGEVPEAAQGLVAHVGASALVREVLDPLKPLALAVGPEGGFAEEEVELLQEKGFLPVTLGRRILRAETAAIALLALGTAGEGR from the coding sequence GTGCGCCCCCACCGCGCCTACAGCCCCGGCCTCACCGGGGTGCTTCCCTTAAGGGAAAGCCGCCACCTCCTGGAGGTCTTAAGGGCCCGGGTGGGGGACCGTTTCACCGTCTTTGACGCCGAGCGGGAGGCCCTGGCGGAGGTGGTGGAGCTAGGGCCCCCCGTGCGCTACCGCCTCCTGGAGGAGCGGCGCCCCGAGCGGGAGGTGGGGGTGGAGGTGGCCCTCTACCCGGCCCTCCTCAAGGGGGACAAGCTCGCCGAGGTGGTGCGCGCGGCCACGGAGCTCGGGGCCACCCGCATCCAGCCCCTCATCACCCGCCACTCCGTGCCCAAGGGGATGGGGGAGGGGAAGCTCCGCCGCCTCCAGGCCATCGCCGTGGAGGCGGCCAAGCAGTCGGGGAGGCTTCGGGTCCCGGAGGTGCTTCCCCCCATCCCCCTAGGGGAGGTGCCGGAGGCGGCCCAGGGCCTGGTGGCCCACGTGGGGGCCAGCGCCCTGGTGCGGGAGGTCTTAGACCCCCTGAAGCCCCTGGCCCTGGCGGTGGGGCCCGAGGGGGGGTTTGCGGAGGAGGAGGTGGAGCTTTTGCAGGAGAAGGGCTTCCTCCCCGTGACCCTGGGGCGGCGGATCCTGCGGGCGGAGACGGCGGCCATAGCCCTCCTCGCCCTCGGCACCGCGGGGGAGGGGAGGTGA
- a CDS encoding AEC family transporter gives MPHMGALLNTLLPVALVVLAGYLLGKRLPMDLTTLSRLTLYLLVPALIFDTMHRMEYAWEGLLGLALGFALTYGLLFLLISGAGRLLRLSPEAAKGLLVCGLFPNSGNMGLSLVYFALGEEGLRLAVVYFLLSSVLMFGLGPAFIRGGGMREGLLFTLRLPLFYALFLGLLLRGLGISLPFGLDEGVRLMGQAAIPVLLLTLGMQMAQTPFRPGAFEGAASALRLLLAPLLAYGVGALLGLPRLEHQVLVLQSATPIAVNAFLLTREFGGGGARVARSVVLSTFLAFLTFPLFLLLLGVR, from the coding sequence ATGCCGCACATGGGGGCCCTTCTCAACACCCTCCTCCCCGTGGCCCTGGTGGTCCTGGCGGGCTACCTCCTGGGGAAGCGCCTCCCCATGGACCTCACCACCCTAAGCCGCCTCACCCTCTACCTCCTGGTGCCCGCCCTCATCTTCGACACCATGCACCGGATGGAGTACGCCTGGGAGGGGCTCCTCGGCCTCGCCCTGGGCTTCGCCCTCACCTACGGCCTCCTCTTCCTCCTCATCTCTGGGGCAGGCCGCCTCCTCCGCCTCTCCCCCGAGGCGGCCAAGGGGCTTTTGGTGTGCGGCCTCTTCCCCAACTCCGGCAACATGGGCCTCTCCCTGGTCTACTTCGCCCTGGGGGAGGAGGGGCTGCGGCTGGCGGTGGTCTACTTTCTCCTCTCCAGCGTCCTCATGTTCGGCCTGGGCCCGGCCTTCATCCGGGGAGGCGGGATGAGGGAGGGCCTCCTCTTCACCCTGCGCCTGCCCCTCTTCTACGCCCTCTTCCTGGGGCTCCTCCTCCGGGGCCTGGGGATTTCCCTCCCCTTCGGCCTGGACGAGGGGGTGCGCCTCATGGGCCAGGCGGCCATCCCCGTCCTCCTCCTCACCCTGGGGATGCAGATGGCCCAAACCCCCTTCCGGCCGGGGGCCTTCGAGGGGGCGGCCAGCGCCCTAAGGCTCCTCCTCGCCCCCCTCCTGGCCTACGGGGTGGGGGCCCTCCTGGGGCTTCCCCGGCTGGAGCACCAGGTCCTCGTCCTCCAGTCCGCCACCCCCATCGCGGTGAACGCCTTCCTCCTCACCCGGGAGTTCGGCGGGGGAGGCGCGCGGGTGGCCCGGAGCGTGGTCCTCTCCACCTTCCTGGCCTTCCTAACCTTCCCCCTCTTCCTCCTCCTCCTCGGGGTCCGGTAG
- a CDS encoding ornithine cyclodeaminase — MPSYLALAEAIRGVLLRGAEAPRRQVLPIPGGQFLVMPAADPEVALCKLVTVEAHRRPSVQAEVWAKRLDTGEAFRLPGEELTKRRTAALSLLAARLLAPRREGALLLVGPGAQGEAHLEAFAEAFPLTRVLVRGRGRERVLALLQKARGMGLRAEEWMGAEVPGDVAFIVTATPSPTPVLPEGVPGGAFIAAVGSFRPEMREVPEGLVARAAVYCDTEDALLEAGELQGLAKPVVTLREALLGRRAKGDPVLFKSVGHALFDLAAARAYLGLG; from the coding sequence ATGCCTTCCTACTTGGCCTTGGCCGAGGCCATCCGGGGCGTCCTCCTCCGGGGGGCGGAGGCCCCCAGGCGCCAGGTGCTCCCCATCCCCGGGGGGCAGTTCCTGGTGATGCCCGCCGCCGACCCCGAGGTGGCCCTCTGCAAGCTGGTCACGGTGGAAGCCCATCGCCGCCCTTCGGTCCAGGCGGAGGTCTGGGCCAAGCGGCTGGATACCGGGGAGGCCTTCCGCCTGCCGGGGGAGGAGCTCACGAAAAGGCGCACCGCCGCCCTCTCCCTCCTCGCCGCCCGCCTCCTCGCCCCCAGACGGGAGGGAGCGCTCCTCCTGGTGGGGCCGGGGGCCCAGGGGGAGGCCCACCTGGAGGCCTTCGCCGAGGCCTTCCCCCTCACCCGGGTCCTGGTGCGGGGGCGGGGGCGGGAAAGGGTCCTCGCCCTTCTGCAAAAGGCCCGGGGGATGGGCCTAAGGGCCGAGGAATGGATGGGGGCGGAGGTGCCTGGGGATGTGGCCTTCATCGTGACCGCCACCCCAAGCCCCACCCCCGTCCTCCCTGAGGGGGTGCCCGGGGGAGCCTTTATCGCCGCGGTGGGGAGCTTCCGCCCGGAGATGCGGGAGGTGCCGGAGGGGTTGGTGGCGCGGGCGGCGGTCTACTGCGACACGGAGGACGCCCTCCTCGAGGCCGGGGAGCTTCAAGGGCTGGCGAAGCCCGTGGTGACCCTAAGGGAGGCCCTCCTGGGAAGGCGCGCCAAAGGGGACCCCGTCCTCTTCAAGAGCGTGGGCCACGCCCTCTTCGACCTGGCGGCGGCCAGGGCCTATCTGGGCCTGGGCTAG